The following proteins come from a genomic window of Chryseobacterium glaciei:
- a CDS encoding TonB-dependent receptor domain-containing protein, producing MESQVIKKLLIFGTMNIAAFMFSQNTVTDTISTRDKVIDEVVITGNSNPKSSIKTSTSISTLKQADIINAAPRTTAEIFRTIPGIRAESSGGEGNSNITVRGVPVSAGGSRYLLIQEDGLPVMQFGDIAFGTQDQFTRFDSFVSRVEALRGGSASVFASNSPAGIINFITKTGEKEGGSITQQVGLNYKNFRTDIDYGTRLGKDFFIGVGGFYRGGDGPRKTGYTSNNGGQFRLSLLKKFEKGSVRIYGKYLDDRTAAYMPMPIAVSGSDSNPDYSSLSNYNILTGALQSSNFKNDVTLGANGQILKSDIRDGMHSVSKTVGFEFNYDFGSGWKVDAKARYAANDGQFLAPFPASVGSKSEILESVIGYGSAVYAGTNTAVDSNAKYMKTVLFNTKINNLNNFFSDVNVSKKWNKVKLNTGVYNSSQNINLSWNWNTYLMEVSDNNARLVDVLSPTGTKITDNGLLNYGVPAFGGVNRIYDTKYSVIAPHAQVEINPIEKLTLDFGARYDFGNVTGSFSGTQNTKGAIDINQNGTLETPELSVEVVNGNVPVDYKYGIFGYSFGANYALNSRNAVFARVSQGGSASADRILFAGYNYTNNDDPALDAVKVNKLNQIEVGYKLRGANYFLNTTLFQARTIEANYEATTQLRTENKYESFGVELDGFYKINKNFDIKAGLTYTHAEIKNAIDQTIIGNMPRRTPKVMYSFNPNVNIEKLSFGFFAVGSTKAFTQDSNELIMPGYVIVNPYISYRLLKNLTLNVNANNVFNALAITEAEEGTLQGTNGIIRARTLPGRTFGASMKFDF from the coding sequence ATGGAATCACAAGTAATAAAGAAATTACTGATTTTCGGGACAATGAATATTGCAGCCTTTATGTTCTCTCAGAATACTGTTACTGATACAATATCAACCCGAGATAAGGTGATAGACGAAGTTGTGATTACAGGTAACTCTAATCCTAAATCTTCGATCAAGACCAGTACTTCAATTTCTACTTTAAAACAAGCGGATATTATCAATGCTGCACCAAGAACCACTGCTGAGATTTTCAGAACCATTCCGGGAATACGCGCCGAATCTTCAGGAGGTGAGGGTAACTCGAACATTACTGTGAGAGGGGTTCCTGTTTCTGCTGGAGGATCTAGGTATCTTTTAATTCAGGAAGATGGTCTTCCCGTAATGCAGTTTGGAGATATTGCTTTTGGAACACAGGATCAGTTTACAAGATTTGATTCTTTTGTATCTCGGGTTGAAGCATTGAGAGGAGGTTCTGCATCTGTTTTTGCATCTAATTCACCAGCCGGGATCATTAACTTTATTACGAAAACGGGTGAAAAGGAAGGAGGTAGTATCACCCAGCAGGTTGGTCTGAATTATAAAAACTTCAGAACAGATATCGATTATGGAACACGGCTTGGCAAAGATTTTTTCATTGGAGTTGGTGGCTTCTACAGAGGAGGAGACGGACCCAGAAAAACGGGCTATACTTCCAATAACGGAGGACAGTTTCGTTTATCATTATTAAAGAAATTCGAAAAGGGAAGTGTCAGAATTTATGGTAAATATCTAGACGACCGTACAGCAGCTTATATGCCGATGCCTATTGCAGTTTCAGGCTCAGATTCGAATCCGGATTACAGCTCTCTCAGCAATTATAATATCCTAACTGGCGCTTTACAGTCTTCCAACTTCAAAAATGATGTTACGCTTGGCGCAAACGGACAGATTTTGAAAAGTGATATTCGTGACGGAATGCATTCCGTCTCAAAAACAGTTGGGTTTGAATTTAATTATGATTTCGGTTCCGGTTGGAAAGTCGATGCTAAAGCAAGATATGCAGCAAACGACGGTCAGTTTTTAGCACCGTTTCCGGCATCAGTTGGAAGTAAATCTGAAATTTTGGAATCTGTTATAGGTTACGGAAGCGCAGTATATGCAGGAACCAATACAGCGGTTGACAGCAATGCAAAATATATGAAAACGGTTTTGTTCAACACTAAAATAAATAATCTGAACAACTTTTTCAGCGATGTTAATGTCAGTAAAAAATGGAACAAAGTAAAGTTGAATACCGGCGTTTACAACAGCTCACAAAACATCAATCTCTCTTGGAACTGGAATACTTATCTGATGGAAGTCTCTGATAATAATGCCAGATTAGTGGATGTTTTGAGCCCTACAGGAACTAAAATTACAGATAACGGACTTCTAAATTACGGTGTTCCGGCTTTTGGCGGCGTGAACAGAATTTACGATACCAAATACTCAGTGATAGCTCCACACGCTCAGGTGGAAATAAATCCGATTGAAAAATTGACGTTGGATTTTGGAGCAAGATATGATTTCGGAAATGTTACGGGAAGTTTCTCAGGGACGCAGAATACGAAAGGTGCAATAGACATTAATCAAAACGGAACTTTGGAAACACCCGAACTTTCAGTGGAAGTCGTGAACGGAAATGTTCCTGTTGATTACAAATATGGTATTTTCGGATATTCATTTGGGGCAAACTATGCTTTAAATTCCCGTAATGCAGTTTTTGCAAGGGTAAGTCAGGGTGGAAGTGCTTCTGCCGACAGAATTCTTTTTGCAGGCTATAACTACACGAATAATGATGATCCAGCTTTAGATGCAGTAAAAGTAAATAAACTCAATCAGATCGAAGTAGGTTACAAATTAAGAGGTGCGAATTATTTCCTGAATACGACCTTATTTCAAGCGAGAACAATTGAAGCTAATTACGAAGCGACCACACAGCTTAGAACAGAAAATAAATATGAGTCATTTGGAGTAGAGTTAGATGGGTTCTATAAGATCAATAAAAACTTTGACATCAAAGCCGGACTTACCTATACCCACGCTGAAATTAAAAATGCGATAGATCAGACCATCATCGGAAATATGCCGAGAAGAACTCCAAAAGTAATGTACTCTTTCAATCCAAATGTGAATATTGAAAAGTTAAGCTTTGGTTTCTTTGCGGTAGGATCTACAAAAGCGTTTACTCAGGACAGCAATGAGCTGATTATGCCGGGTTATGTGATCGTAAATCCGTACATTTCTTATAGGTTATTGAAAAATTTGACGCTTAATGTCAATGCCAACAATGTATTCAATGCATTGGCTATTACAGAGGCAGAAGAAGGTACTTTACAGGGAACCAATGGAATCATCAGAGCGAGAACACTACCGGGAAGGACTTTCGGAGCGAGCATGAAATTTGATTTTTAA
- a CDS encoding LacI family DNA-binding transcriptional regulator, which translates to MKRTTIKDLAEMLNISTSTVSRALKDHPDISSSVKLKVREAAETFNYVPNDFAINFRKKSSKVIGLIVPEISMFFIPSIIRGISSVLNKEGYHFFILSSDDTSATEEQNIQTCINSRVDGILVSLTKETKDFQHFQKVKEMEIPIVIFDKIIPHHSFDSVIFDNAKNSELCAENLIKNGCKNILAIFGDESLDITQTRMDSFLKKIGEFPEIECKTIFCESADVVKEKLDILLSQNNFDGFFAMSDETLIGLHSSLIKTNLHNSNIKVIAISEGTLPKYLDESYQFQINDGYKMGIIAASELLKIINKVDDDGSTRRLPTTHLI; encoded by the coding sequence ATGAAAAGAACGACCATAAAAGACCTTGCTGAGATGCTTAATATTAGTACCTCAACAGTTTCGAGAGCATTGAAGGATCATCCTGACATTAGTAGTTCTGTTAAGCTCAAGGTCAGAGAAGCTGCTGAAACATTTAATTATGTTCCCAATGATTTCGCCATCAACTTTAGAAAAAAGTCTTCTAAAGTTATCGGTCTTATTGTTCCTGAGATATCGATGTTTTTTATACCCTCCATCATTAGGGGAATTTCCTCTGTACTTAATAAGGAAGGATATCATTTTTTCATCCTTTCTTCTGACGATACTTCTGCAACAGAAGAACAAAATATACAAACCTGTATTAACTCCAGAGTAGATGGTATTCTTGTTTCTCTCACAAAAGAAACGAAAGACTTTCAACATTTTCAAAAAGTAAAGGAAATGGAAATCCCCATTGTGATTTTTGATAAGATCATACCTCACCATAGCTTCGATTCTGTGATCTTTGATAATGCAAAAAACTCGGAACTATGTGCAGAGAATCTAATAAAGAATGGCTGTAAGAATATATTAGCAATTTTTGGTGATGAAAGTCTCGATATCACACAAACGAGAATGGATTCTTTCTTAAAAAAAATCGGGGAGTTTCCGGAAATTGAATGCAAAACAATATTTTGTGAGTCTGCAGATGTAGTAAAAGAAAAACTTGATATTCTTTTGAGTCAAAATAATTTTGATGGCTTTTTTGCGATGAGCGACGAAACTTTAATTGGACTTCATAGTTCCCTAATTAAAACAAATCTCCACAACAGTAACATAAAAGTGATTGCAATAAGTGAAGGTACACTTCCAAAATATCTTGACGAATCTTACCAATTTCAAATTAATGATGGATATAAAATGGGGATTATTGCAGCATCCGAATTACTTAAAATTATAAATAAAGTAGATGATGATGGTAGTACGAGACGTCTTCCTACTACACATCTCATATAA
- a CDS encoding TetR/AcrR family transcriptional regulator: MTKAEQTRQFIIEKTAPIFNKKGYAGTSLSDITNATGLTKGSIYGNFLNKEEVGLAVFKYNTKELSRKTEAWISKKNNAYEQLIAFLNFYRVNWKTVFENGGCPILNSAAESDDVMPAMKALVRSTFENWEDYISAMIDEGRQKELFKKEINVPEYSKLFIMMIEGGILFAKISDDPADLYLVLNRIKKIIDVEIIK, from the coding sequence ATGACAAAGGCAGAACAAACGCGACAGTTCATTATTGAAAAAACAGCACCTATTTTTAATAAAAAAGGTTACGCAGGTACCTCTTTGTCAGATATTACCAATGCCACAGGTTTAACTAAAGGAAGTATCTATGGGAATTTTTTAAATAAAGAAGAGGTTGGCCTTGCCGTCTTTAAGTATAATACAAAAGAACTTTCAAGAAAAACCGAAGCTTGGATCTCAAAGAAGAACAATGCCTACGAACAGCTGATAGCATTTCTGAATTTTTACCGTGTAAATTGGAAAACTGTCTTTGAAAATGGCGGATGTCCGATTCTAAATTCAGCTGCAGAATCCGATGATGTTATGCCTGCGATGAAAGCATTGGTAAGATCAACTTTTGAAAATTGGGAAGACTATATTTCAGCGATGATAGATGAAGGTAGACAGAAAGAACTATTTAAAAAGGAAATTAATGTTCCTGAATACTCTAAATTATTCATTATGATGATAGAAGGAGGGATTTTGTTTGCGAAAATTTCAGATGATCCGGCAGATCTTTACTTAGTGTTGAACAGAATTAAGAAAATCATTGATGTGGAAATTATAAAGTAA
- a CDS encoding PaaI family thioesterase: MTPLEKIKSYRGKEFTESPSPFMRWLNPIIVAAEPGKLEFTYRICPEWLNPVGNLHGGVTADIIDDIIGATMFSLDEPYFYTTINNVIDYFSPVAGDEIIIAKTTIVKKGKQFINAECEIWNSDKSRLIAKGSSNLFKTEIKKN, translated from the coding sequence ATGACACCACTAGAAAAAATCAAATCCTATAGAGGAAAAGAATTTACTGAATCACCATCGCCATTTATGCGTTGGTTGAATCCAATCATTGTTGCGGCGGAGCCGGGAAAACTGGAATTCACTTACCGAATTTGCCCGGAGTGGTTAAATCCTGTAGGTAATCTTCATGGAGGTGTTACAGCTGATATCATAGATGATATCATTGGTGCAACAATGTTTTCATTGGATGAGCCCTATTTCTATACTACAATTAATAATGTTATTGATTATTTTTCTCCAGTGGCAGGTGACGAAATTATCATTGCAAAAACGACTATTGTAAAAAAAGGAAAACAATTTATCAATGCCGAATGCGAAATCTGGAACAGTGACAAAAGCAGATTAATAGCTAAAGGCTCTTCCAATTTATTTAAAACAGAAATTAAAAAAAACTAA
- the fabF gene encoding beta-ketoacyl-ACP synthase II: MKRVVITGLGTINPLGNDIDSFWDNAVNGHSSTDYITRFDASKFRTQIACEIKNFEPQKYLDRNEIKRSDLFTQYALYSASQALEDSGLDISSIDPFDIGVIWGVGQGGMETFESEVENYVTGNYVPRFSPFFVPKLIVNMASGMISIKFGLQGINYTTVSACATSNTAIMDSFNYIRLGKAKIFVTGGSEAPITAASIGGFSSMKAMSARNADPLTASRPFDRDRDGFVMGEGAGAIILEEYEHAKKRGAKIYAELVGASMTADAYHMTSPHPEGLGASKAMQLALKEAKLNPSELDYLNLHATSTPVGDIAELNAVNKTFQGSSNLWVSSSKSMTGHLLGAAGAIEAILAIKSINENIIPPTINIENLDPLVPKGIQIVMNQPLQKKVTTAMSNAFGFGGHNSTVIFREI, from the coding sequence ATGAAAAGAGTTGTAATTACAGGCTTAGGAACAATCAATCCTTTGGGAAATGATATAGATTCTTTCTGGGACAATGCCGTAAATGGCCATAGTAGCACAGACTATATCACACGATTTGACGCCTCGAAATTCCGTACGCAGATTGCTTGTGAAATTAAGAATTTTGAACCTCAAAAGTACCTTGACCGTAATGAAATCAAAAGAAGCGACCTATTTACGCAGTATGCCCTCTACAGTGCCTCGCAAGCATTGGAAGATTCAGGCTTGGACATCTCATCTATAGACCCTTTCGACATCGGTGTTATTTGGGGTGTTGGTCAGGGAGGTATGGAAACATTTGAAAGCGAAGTAGAAAATTACGTCACAGGAAATTACGTTCCCAGGTTCAGTCCCTTCTTTGTACCTAAACTGATCGTTAATATGGCATCAGGAATGATCTCCATTAAATTTGGTCTGCAGGGAATCAATTATACAACAGTATCAGCATGTGCTACATCAAATACAGCAATAATGGATTCCTTTAATTACATACGTTTAGGAAAAGCAAAAATATTTGTGACCGGTGGTTCAGAAGCTCCGATCACCGCTGCTTCTATTGGAGGATTTTCTTCGATGAAAGCAATGTCAGCCCGCAACGCTGATCCGCTTACTGCAAGCCGACCTTTTGATAGAGACCGTGATGGTTTTGTAATGGGTGAAGGTGCCGGTGCAATAATTTTGGAAGAATATGAGCACGCAAAAAAAAGAGGAGCGAAAATCTATGCTGAATTAGTAGGGGCATCAATGACTGCTGACGCCTACCATATGACCTCCCCACATCCGGAAGGGTTAGGTGCTTCTAAAGCAATGCAACTTGCCTTGAAAGAAGCAAAATTAAATCCCTCAGAACTAGACTACCTGAATCTTCACGCAACCTCTACACCTGTAGGAGATATTGCAGAACTTAATGCTGTCAATAAAACTTTTCAGGGTTCCAGTAACTTATGGGTGAGTTCATCAAAATCCATGACCGGACATTTATTGGGAGCTGCCGGAGCCATTGAGGCCATACTTGCTATCAAATCGATAAATGAAAATATCATTCCTCCAACGATCAATATTGAAAATCTTGACCCTCTAGTGCCAAAAGGTATTCAAATAGTGATGAACCAGCCATTGCAGAAAAAAGTTACAACGGCAATGAGTAATGCTTTCGGATTTGGAGGTCACAACTCAACTGTTATATTTCGTGAAATTTAA
- a CDS encoding acetyl-CoA C-acyltransferase, which translates to MKDVFIVAARRTPIGGFLGNFAEVSATELGAAAIKGVMSTVGIDGKNIDSVYMGNVLSANLGQSPARQASKFAGIPDETDCTTINKVCAAGMKATILGAQQIQLGLEDLVISGGMESMSNVPHYTNKRKINKLGHETLTDGLLKDGLTDVYNDYHMGNAAELCVEKFQITREQQDEYAIQSYEKAANATKSGKFEKEIIPFNLKQKNGEILITEDEDIYKIVPEKVSKLKPTFVEGGTITAANASNLNDGAAAILLASKEAVEKYNLKPLAKIISYADAAQAPEWFTTAPSVAIPKALERANLTLEDIDFFEINEAYAAVSLANQKILELNPEKINVYGGAVALGHPLGASGARIICTLVSVLKQENGKYGVAAICNGGGGASAIVIENITH; encoded by the coding sequence ATGAAAGATGTTTTTATAGTAGCCGCTAGACGTACACCTATCGGTGGTTTTTTAGGCAATTTTGCAGAAGTTTCAGCAACCGAGCTAGGAGCGGCAGCAATCAAAGGTGTCATGAGTACTGTAGGTATAGACGGTAAAAATATTGACAGTGTCTATATGGGAAATGTTCTGTCTGCAAATTTGGGTCAGTCTCCTGCCCGACAAGCCTCAAAATTTGCAGGAATTCCTGATGAAACAGATTGCACCACAATAAATAAAGTATGTGCGGCCGGAATGAAAGCAACAATACTTGGCGCCCAGCAAATCCAGTTGGGACTTGAAGATCTTGTAATTTCCGGAGGAATGGAAAGTATGAGCAATGTTCCTCATTATACCAATAAACGCAAGATAAACAAACTAGGTCATGAAACCTTGACAGATGGACTCCTAAAAGATGGACTGACTGATGTGTATAATGATTATCATATGGGAAATGCCGCTGAGCTTTGCGTTGAGAAATTTCAAATAACAAGAGAGCAGCAGGACGAATATGCGATTCAATCTTATGAAAAAGCGGCTAATGCAACCAAATCAGGAAAGTTTGAAAAAGAAATCATTCCATTTAATTTAAAACAGAAAAATGGAGAAATATTAATTACTGAGGATGAAGATATTTATAAAATAGTTCCTGAGAAAGTTTCTAAATTAAAACCAACTTTTGTTGAAGGTGGAACCATTACAGCAGCCAATGCCAGTAATTTAAATGACGGTGCCGCGGCTATACTATTAGCATCCAAAGAAGCGGTGGAAAAATACAATCTCAAGCCTTTGGCAAAAATTATAAGCTATGCAGATGCTGCTCAGGCTCCGGAATGGTTTACCACTGCTCCATCTGTTGCCATTCCAAAAGCATTAGAAAGAGCAAATCTCACATTGGAAGACATTGATTTTTTTGAAATCAACGAAGCTTACGCTGCCGTGTCTTTGGCAAATCAAAAGATATTGGAATTGAATCCTGAAAAAATAAATGTATATGGAGGTGCAGTAGCATTAGGACATCCCTTAGGTGCATCAGGAGCTCGAATTATTTGTACTTTAGTTTCTGTATTAAAACAGGAAAATGGAAAATATGGTGTTGCAGCTATCTGTAATGGAGGTGGTGGCGCATCTGCAATTGTCATAGAAAATATAACTCACTAA
- the lpdA gene encoding dihydrolipoyl dehydrogenase — protein MENFDIAVIGSGPGGYVAAIRCAQLGYKTAIIEKYPTLGGTCTNVGCIPTKALLDSSEHYHQAIETFDKHGIEVGEVNLNFQQFISRKNEVVAQNTKGLNFLMNKNKITVFEGTAQFLNNTTIKVTQSNDIVTEIQAKHFIIATGSKPATLPGITIDKKRIITSTEALTLKDKPKSMIIIGGGVIGVEIASIYNRIGTKVTIIEYTKELISTMDRELGTSLRKILTKQGIDIQLNQSVYNVENAGDKAIVYYKNESQEDFNLEADYVLMAVGRRPYTEGLGLENTEIELDEKGRIKTNENLQTNVPSIYAIGDVVAGPMLAHKAEEEGVFVAEIINGQKPHIHYNRIPGVVYTWPEVASVGYTEEELIAKGIEYRKGKFPFSASARARAAMEKDGFAKVLSEPKYGEVLGVHIIGPRAADLIAQAVISLEYEVTDSDMFMISYAHPTYSEVLKEAYMLVSGQPAINI, from the coding sequence ATGGAAAATTTTGACATCGCAGTAATCGGGTCAGGACCCGGAGGATATGTTGCTGCAATACGTTGTGCCCAATTGGGTTATAAAACTGCAATTATTGAAAAATATCCAACATTGGGCGGAACTTGTACTAACGTGGGATGCATCCCTACCAAAGCTTTACTTGACAGCTCAGAACATTACCATCAGGCAATAGAAACTTTCGATAAACATGGGATTGAAGTGGGTGAGGTAAATCTGAATTTTCAGCAATTTATCTCAAGGAAAAATGAGGTGGTTGCACAAAACACGAAGGGATTGAATTTTTTAATGAATAAAAATAAAATTACTGTATTTGAGGGGACTGCACAATTTCTGAACAATACTACTATAAAAGTCACTCAATCAAATGATATAGTTACAGAAATTCAAGCTAAACACTTTATCATTGCCACAGGCTCAAAACCTGCAACACTTCCCGGTATTACAATCGATAAAAAAAGGATTATTACTTCTACTGAAGCTTTAACTTTAAAGGATAAGCCCAAAAGCATGATCATCATTGGCGGTGGCGTTATTGGGGTAGAAATAGCATCCATATATAACCGGATCGGAACTAAGGTTACAATAATTGAATATACGAAGGAACTGATCTCGACAATGGACCGTGAACTTGGTACTAGTTTAAGGAAGATCCTCACCAAGCAAGGTATTGACATCCAACTCAATCAAAGTGTTTATAATGTAGAAAATGCGGGAGATAAAGCAATCGTATATTATAAGAATGAAAGTCAGGAAGATTTTAATTTGGAAGCTGATTATGTATTGATGGCTGTAGGACGCAGACCATACACCGAAGGGCTTGGCCTGGAAAATACAGAAATCGAGCTCGATGAGAAAGGCAGAATAAAAACCAATGAAAATCTTCAGACAAATGTTCCATCAATTTACGCTATCGGAGATGTAGTTGCAGGACCAATGTTGGCTCACAAAGCGGAAGAAGAAGGTGTATTTGTGGCAGAAATTATTAATGGACAAAAGCCCCATATTCATTATAATAGAATCCCTGGAGTAGTTTACACCTGGCCTGAAGTCGCATCTGTAGGTTATACGGAAGAAGAGTTGATAGCTAAAGGAATTGAGTACAGAAAAGGGAAATTTCCATTTTCCGCAAGTGCCAGAGCCAGAGCGGCTATGGAGAAAGATGGTTTTGCAAAGGTATTATCAGAACCTAAATATGGCGAGGTTTTGGGCGTGCATATCATCGGCCCCCGAGCTGCTGATCTGATTGCTCAAGCTGTAATTTCATTAGAATATGAAGTTACCGACAGTGATATGTTTATGATTTCTTATGCACATCCTACCTATTCAGAAGTTTTGAAAGAAGCCTATATGCTGGTCTCCGGTCAACCTGCAATTAATATTTAA
- a CDS encoding acetyl-CoA C-acetyltransferase yields the protein MTPKKVAIVGYNRTPFVKHNGVFADATNQDLLVAALNGLIDKCNLTNKRLGEVAGGSVIKHISESNLIRESVMKTSLDPATPGCDIQQACDTGIESAIYIANKIALGQIESGIACGVEAMSNIPFETNARLRKILLKANSEKSTLGKLKVLSKAKIKDFIPIPYKGKEPETGLVMGEHTEITAKYYGISREDQDRLALQSHQNMAKAYDEGFYDDMITPFLGISIDNNMRRDTSYEKLSRLKPAFGKQNGTLTAGNSTPFTDGASSILLGSEEWAKENNLPILAYITQAEIAGIEYIKNKQNLLLAPVNAADRMLKRAHLKLDEFDFYEIHEAFAAQVLATLKIWESEKLSKEFGLENALGHIDRSKLNIKGSSLAAAHPFAATGGRIIATLAKLLNEKGSGKGFISICAARGQGVTMILEK from the coding sequence ATGACACCAAAAAAAGTCGCCATTGTAGGTTATAACAGAACGCCTTTTGTAAAACATAACGGCGTTTTTGCCGATGCTACTAATCAGGATTTATTAGTTGCTGCCCTAAATGGATTAATTGATAAATGTAATTTAACCAATAAAAGATTGGGGGAAGTTGCAGGCGGATCTGTGATCAAGCACATTTCTGAGAGCAACCTTATTCGGGAATCTGTAATGAAAACTTCACTTGACCCGGCAACTCCCGGATGTGATATTCAACAGGCTTGCGATACGGGTATTGAATCAGCCATCTACATCGCAAATAAAATTGCATTGGGACAGATAGAAAGTGGCATCGCGTGTGGCGTGGAAGCAATGAGTAACATCCCTTTTGAAACAAATGCACGTCTGCGAAAAATACTATTAAAAGCAAACAGTGAAAAATCAACATTGGGTAAATTAAAAGTTTTATCAAAAGCGAAAATTAAAGATTTCATACCGATTCCTTACAAAGGTAAAGAGCCCGAAACTGGTTTGGTAATGGGAGAACATACAGAAATTACTGCTAAATATTACGGGATTTCCAGAGAAGATCAGGATAGATTAGCACTGCAAAGTCATCAAAATATGGCTAAAGCCTATGATGAAGGTTTTTATGATGACATGATAACCCCTTTTTTAGGAATTTCGATTGATAACAATATGAGACGTGATACTTCTTATGAGAAATTATCAAGACTAAAACCTGCCTTTGGTAAACAAAACGGAACCTTAACAGCTGGTAATTCTACCCCATTTACTGACGGCGCTTCATCCATATTGCTAGGCAGTGAAGAATGGGCAAAAGAAAATAACCTTCCAATTTTAGCGTACATCACTCAGGCTGAAATCGCAGGAATAGAATATATTAAGAACAAACAAAATTTATTATTGGCACCCGTTAATGCTGCAGATCGAATGCTAAAAAGAGCACACTTAAAGCTGGATGAATTTGACTTTTATGAGATCCACGAGGCTTTTGCGGCGCAGGTTTTAGCGACTTTAAAAATATGGGAAAGCGAAAAACTATCAAAAGAATTTGGCTTAGAAAATGCTTTAGGACACATTGACAGAAGCAAACTGAATATAAAAGGAAGTAGTCTTGCAGCGGCCCATCCATTCGCTGCTACCGGTGGAAGAATTATTGCAACGCTTGCCAAATTACTAAATGAAAAAGGAAGTGGAAAAGGTTTTATTTCGATTTGTGCTGCAAGAGGTCAAGGTGTGACCATGATTCTTGAAAAATAA
- a CDS encoding helix-turn-helix domain-containing protein, which produces MQQKSNINQIKSISQLVCVLGFPAPLHPLIALVDYNNVSIEMFPKGQKVSLDFYKISFKPTFTGQIKYGQGYYDFEEGGLAFLKPKQIVTSPEETESYEGIALYFHPDFIRNYPLGKAINQYGFFSYDVSEALFLSAKEKEIIANLFASIVNELDNNIDSFSQDVLVSQIELLLNYSNRFYNRQFLTRKAVNHDIITSLDKLLNSYFEEENSLKNGLPSVKYISTELKLSQRYLSDMLSSLTGLNTQQYIQNTIIEKAKEKLSTTDLSVSEIAYELGFEHSQSFSKLFKIKTNLSPLEFRQSFN; this is translated from the coding sequence ATGCAGCAAAAATCTAACATCAATCAAATTAAAAGTATATCGCAATTGGTGTGCGTCTTAGGATTTCCTGCACCCTTGCACCCATTGATCGCACTGGTTGATTACAATAATGTTTCGATCGAAATGTTTCCGAAAGGGCAAAAAGTAAGTCTTGATTTTTACAAAATTTCCTTTAAGCCTACTTTCACAGGGCAAATAAAATACGGACAGGGCTATTATGATTTTGAAGAGGGCGGATTGGCATTTCTAAAGCCAAAACAAATTGTTACTTCACCCGAAGAAACAGAAAGCTATGAAGGGATCGCTTTGTATTTTCATCCGGACTTTATCCGAAATTATCCGTTAGGTAAAGCGATCAATCAGTATGGTTTTTTCTCTTACGATGTTTCAGAAGCCTTGTTTTTATCGGCAAAAGAAAAAGAAATTATAGCCAATTTATTTGCGTCAATAGTCAATGAATTAGACAACAATATCGACAGTTTCAGTCAAGACGTTTTAGTGTCACAGATAGAATTGTTATTGAATTACAGCAATCGTTTTTACAACAGGCAATTTTTGACGAGGAAAGCCGTCAATCACGACATCATCACTTCTTTGGACAAACTTTTAAACAGCTATTTTGAAGAAGAAAATAGTTTAAAAAATGGTTTGCCATCGGTGAAATATATCAGCACAGAATTAAAGCTGTCGCAACGTTATTTGAGCGATATGCTAAGTTCATTGACAGGACTAAACACACAGCAATACATTCAGAATACGATCATAGAAAAAGCGAAGGAAAAATTATCAACGACAGATCTATCTGTTTCGGAAATTGCTTATGAATTGGGCTTTGAACATTCACAATCGTTTAGCAAACTTTTCAAGATCAAGACCAACCTTTCGCCTTTGGAGTTTAGGCAGTCGTTTAATTGA